The genomic segment GCACGTATTACAGAAACCCTTAAAAAGATGGCAAAGAAAGCCCATGTCCAGCCGGTTCTGCCAAAGGTGGCTGCTTTTCATGATGCCTTTGTAGAATCTGGTATGCGCTGGGGCAGGCTTAATGAAATGGAGTTTATGGGTGTGTATGAGCTTAAAAATGCACTCAGGGAAGCAAAAACCAAAAACTATGAGACTGTTGTTAAAGAGTTTAAAACCCAGGCAGAGCTTGGGCTTGCAATGCTGAAGCTCAAGCGTTTACACTTTGGCTTTCTTTTTTCAAAAGGCAGGGGTGAAATCAAGGCTCTTTACAGGAAAAACAGGTATAAACAAGCCTTAAAGGCAAAAAGGGGTTGATTATGGAAATAGCATATTATCCCGGATGTTCCTTACAGCAGTCTTCCTCACTTTATGATCACCAGACACGCATGATTTTTTCCAGGCTGGGTGTGGAACTGAAAGAAATTGAGGACTGGAACTGCTGCGGGGCAACCTCTGCGGGCAAGGTTGACGACTTCCTGGCTGTGGTTATGCCGGCCAGAAACATTGGCATTGCAGAATCTGCTGGTTTTACAGAAATGGTTATACCCTGTTCTGCGTGTTATTCCCGCACCATTGTTGCGCAAAAGCGAATGCAGGATAACCCGGAATTAAGAGATGAAATCAATTCAGGGCTGACTGCAAAAATAAAAGGCAGTATCAGGATTTCCACTATAATGGAGGTATTTTTAAATCATGTATCACCTGATCTGATAAAACAAAAGCTTACCCATAAGTTCAGGGGGCTTAAACCTGTATGTTATTACGGGTGTATGCAGACCAGGTTCCCTTATAATGTGCCTGCTTCTGATAATGTAGAAAATCCCCAGGCCATGGAAACCTTGTTAAAACTTTTTGGCATAAGGGCTTTAGACTGGAATTATAAAACATACTGCTGTGGAGCATCAGCAGCAGTAAACGACCCTGACACTGCCTTAAACCTTATGGCAAAAATCATGAAAGAAGCTGCTGCAAGGGGGGCCAACTGCTTTGTTACAACCTGTCCCATGTGTCAAATGAACCTGGATGCAAACCAGGAGGCTTTCTGCAAAAAGCACGATATTAAAGAACGTCTGCCAGTTTATTTTATAACAGAGCTGGCAGGAGCTGCTTTTGGCATCTCTCCTGAAGATATGCAGGTTGACCGCCATTTTATTGACAGCATGACACTCTTAAAGGAGCTGGAGCAAAATGAGCATAAAGACAAATAGCATAAAACGCGGTTCTGTCGTAATTACAGGCGGCGGCATTGGGGGAATGCAGGCTGCTCTTGATCTGGCAGAAAGCGGATTCAAAGTACACATGATCCAGCGTGAGTCCTCAATTGGAGGAACAATGGCAATGCTGGACAAAACCTTTCCCACCGGAGACTGCTCCATGTGCATGATCTCCCCTAAAATGGTGGAAGTAGGACGGCATCCAAATATTAAAATTCATACCCTGGCAGAGGTAATAAAGGTAACAGGGGAACCTGGAGACTTTACAGTTACCATACATGAAAAAGCCAGGTTTGTTAATCCAGACCTCTGCACCGGCTGCGGAGCCTGTGAGAAAAAATGTCCAAAACTTGTAACAAGCGAGTTTGAACAGGGACTTGCCAAACGCAAAGCAATATTTACCATACTCCCCCAGGCAGTTCCCCTTACCCGGGTCATAGACAAAGATAACTGTATTTACCTTACAAAAGGCAAATGCCGTGCC from the Desulfonema limicola genome contains:
- a CDS encoding 4Fe-4S dicluster domain-containing protein, with product MTASVLEFSPENTRPFLQEVMEQSGQMLTACYQCRKCAAGCTVGDETGSFTPNILIRAIVLGDRETALNNELIWKCVSCYTCGTRCPNDIQTARITETLKKMAKKAHVQPVLPKVAAFHDAFVESGMRWGRLNEMEFMGVYELKNALREAKTKNYETVVKEFKTQAELGLAMLKLKRLHFGFLFSKGRGEIKALYRKNRYKQALKAKRG
- a CDS encoding CoB--CoM heterodisulfide reductase iron-sulfur subunit B family protein, coding for MEIAYYPGCSLQQSSSLYDHQTRMIFSRLGVELKEIEDWNCCGATSAGKVDDFLAVVMPARNIGIAESAGFTEMVIPCSACYSRTIVAQKRMQDNPELRDEINSGLTAKIKGSIRISTIMEVFLNHVSPDLIKQKLTHKFRGLKPVCYYGCMQTRFPYNVPASDNVENPQAMETLLKLFGIRALDWNYKTYCCGASAAVNDPDTALNLMAKIMKEAAARGANCFVTTCPMCQMNLDANQEAFCKKHDIKERLPVYFITELAGAAFGISPEDMQVDRHFIDSMTLLKELEQNEHKDK